Proteins encoded within one genomic window of Flavobacterium sp. NG2:
- a CDS encoding T9SS type A sorting domain-containing protein: MDFIQQNYQLRIKQYKQHYTMKIACVFFVLISGFEVQAQLEQTALTKISELQTLMTQAEDKGIDVTKEKMTIRTAQVFLKYANWDQANVAINTDHFALVAAYKSNAAQMAQDLPDFERNDIVKMLDDAKANLNRLIAGEIKRKPTPNIDWAAVNLDGNKVVHQTKPVFLSDFTWKPEIAELTDYFGNQDGYYLSPVHVINNTGTVKASVLNELQAKPSGRFGSIFINHKNVPDWAETKYGPGFKMREDTFTAYDIDNPGAREMQAFLLGATVPKMAGKKYTELGYLLCNEPHFFTTEGVWATGPVSNYTIEKFKIWLQEKHTDIANLNAVWGTSFASFDAVTITVPIAASLLGTPKWYDWVSFNADRVTDWYRFLKSEIRKYDSNARVHLKIMPNLWTENNRNHGIDLEKLTNLSEIIGNDAKAIDSHMWGPKEEWEDHFGFEWRELCMSHDFMTSVSPDKIIYNSETHFLSTGPFRDLYLKPAYARAVYWLGFLHGMNVSQTWYWSRREDGSIRNLGDKGYAGSNNQQPRIVNEVTATVMDLNSFSEEIDALQHLKKPIRIFYSETSATNKSTHMDDVFHLYQSLYFNGMPIGFASETILNTQNKSNWDVVLVYKTPFVTDKEFTALQAYLNAGGTVIVDTESLKKNEYNQQRTVSLVAGTGTLISLSTINTIASKAFEIVTNKGHVSKFNLVETNVLNVKGCMWRATTLADGRNVISIVNMGKGTANLTLSLDGKTTIPYRNLLTGESVPATFTMDSETVLLLEAGADLSVRDFNQKEETLKAYPNPTNGKFTIDLETNIDQIDVKFYNLMSQLVMSKTVVVQNNQIQLDLDNLPTGVYIAKLALEKKYSVKIIKK; this comes from the coding sequence ATGGATTTTATTCAGCAAAATTACCAACTTAGAATAAAACAATACAAGCAGCATTATACGATGAAAATAGCTTGTGTGTTTTTTGTTCTTATCTCAGGATTTGAAGTCCAAGCACAACTAGAACAAACCGCTTTGACTAAAATTAGCGAGTTGCAAACGTTGATGACTCAGGCCGAAGATAAGGGAATTGATGTAACGAAGGAAAAAATGACCATTCGTACTGCTCAGGTATTTTTGAAATATGCCAATTGGGATCAGGCCAACGTTGCTATAAATACGGATCATTTTGCCTTAGTAGCGGCTTATAAAAGTAATGCGGCCCAGATGGCTCAAGATTTACCTGATTTTGAAAGAAATGATATTGTTAAAATGCTTGATGATGCGAAGGCAAATTTAAACAGATTAATAGCCGGAGAAATTAAAAGAAAACCAACTCCCAATATTGATTGGGCTGCAGTGAATCTTGATGGGAATAAAGTAGTTCATCAAACCAAACCTGTTTTTTTGTCTGATTTCACTTGGAAACCAGAGATAGCCGAATTAACAGATTATTTTGGTAATCAGGATGGGTATTATCTGAGTCCTGTTCATGTTATTAATAATACAGGGACAGTGAAAGCGTCCGTTTTAAATGAATTACAAGCCAAACCCTCAGGACGTTTTGGAAGTATTTTTATAAACCATAAAAATGTACCTGATTGGGCAGAAACAAAGTACGGGCCTGGTTTTAAAATGCGTGAAGATACTTTTACGGCATATGATATTGATAATCCTGGCGCTAGAGAAATGCAAGCTTTTTTATTAGGGGCAACCGTTCCTAAAATGGCAGGTAAAAAATATACAGAGCTTGGGTACTTGTTGTGTAATGAGCCTCATTTTTTTACAACTGAAGGCGTTTGGGCTACGGGGCCAGTTTCTAATTATACTATCGAGAAATTCAAGATTTGGTTGCAAGAAAAACATACTGACATAGCTAATTTAAATGCAGTCTGGGGAACTAGTTTTGCCTCTTTTGATGCTGTAACGATTACTGTTCCTATTGCGGCAAGTTTATTAGGCACACCTAAATGGTATGATTGGGTGTCTTTTAATGCTGATCGTGTGACCGATTGGTATCGTTTTTTGAAATCAGAAATTAGAAAATACGATTCAAATGCAAGGGTACATCTTAAGATTATGCCGAATCTATGGACGGAGAATAACCGAAACCATGGTATCGACTTAGAAAAGTTGACGAATCTAAGCGAAATCATTGGCAATGATGCCAAGGCAATAGATTCTCATATGTGGGGACCTAAAGAGGAATGGGAAGACCATTTTGGGTTTGAATGGAGGGAATTATGCATGAGTCATGATTTTATGACTTCTGTTAGTCCAGATAAAATTATTTACAATTCAGAAACTCATTTTTTATCAACTGGCCCATTTAGAGATTTATATCTCAAACCTGCCTATGCACGTGCTGTGTATTGGTTAGGGTTTTTACATGGTATGAATGTGAGTCAAACCTGGTATTGGTCACGAAGAGAAGACGGTTCGATACGGAATCTGGGAGATAAAGGATATGCAGGTTCTAACAATCAACAACCTCGAATTGTAAATGAAGTGACAGCTACGGTGATGGATTTGAATAGTTTTTCGGAAGAAATTGATGCTTTGCAACATTTAAAAAAGCCTATTAGAATTTTCTATTCAGAAACATCTGCAACCAATAAAAGTACCCATATGGATGATGTTTTTCATTTGTATCAATCCTTATATTTTAATGGAATGCCTATTGGGTTTGCGTCTGAAACTATTTTGAATACTCAAAATAAATCCAATTGGGATGTTGTTTTGGTGTACAAAACACCTTTTGTGACTGATAAAGAGTTTACTGCCTTACAAGCTTACTTGAATGCGGGAGGAACCGTAATCGTAGATACTGAAAGTTTGAAGAAAAATGAGTACAATCAACAGCGTACTGTAAGTTTAGTTGCGGGAACGGGTACTTTGATTAGTCTTTCAACGATAAATACAATAGCATCTAAAGCTTTTGAAATCGTAACCAATAAAGGTCATGTTTCAAAATTTAATTTAGTAGAAACTAATGTATTAAATGTAAAAGGATGTATGTGGAGAGCCACCACTTTAGCCGATGGCAGGAATGTTATTTCGATTGTCAATATGGGAAAAGGAACGGCTAACCTAACCCTTTCATTGGATGGTAAAACCACGATTCCATATAGAAATTTATTGACTGGGGAGTCGGTTCCGGCTACCTTTACAATGGATTCCGAGACCGTTTTATTGTTGGAGGCAGGAGCCGATTTAAGTGTTCGTGATTTTAATCAAAAGGAAGAGACTTTGAAAGCTTACCCTAATCCTACTAATGGTAAATTCACTATTGATTTGGAAACTAATATTGATCAAATAGATGTGAAATTCTATAATCTAATGTCTCAATTAGTAATGTCAAAAACAGTTGTCGTTCAAAATAACCAAATCCAATTGGATCTTGACAACCTACCTACTGGGGTTTATATTGCCAAGCTGGCTTTAGAAAAAAAATATTCGGTTAAAATCATTAAAAAATAG
- a CDS encoding RNA polymerase sigma-70 factor, with amino-acid sequence MNSVTGNSLSLKEYKVLFDTYYTSLCLFANKYLGDLDLSKDVVQEVFVKLWHHQIVLENENAIKSYLYTCVKNKSLDYLKSKSFNSCQQLTDKELQLCESEQFFEKELLLEEVERMVDIAVNTLPFKCKEIIRLSLKGFKNNQISEELSISINTVKTQKKIAYQKLRPVLKVMFGFLMVFFLCK; translated from the coding sequence TTGAATTCAGTAACAGGAAATAGCCTATCTCTTAAAGAGTATAAAGTATTGTTTGATACTTATTATACCTCTTTATGCTTATTTGCAAATAAGTATTTAGGGGATTTGGATTTGTCTAAAGATGTAGTACAGGAAGTTTTTGTAAAGTTATGGCATCATCAAATAGTCCTTGAAAATGAAAATGCCATCAAATCCTATCTTTATACCTGTGTTAAAAATAAAAGTCTTGATTATTTAAAAAGCAAATCCTTTAATTCCTGTCAACAACTAACAGATAAGGAACTACAGTTGTGTGAGTCAGAGCAATTTTTTGAAAAAGAACTGTTATTAGAGGAGGTAGAACGCATGGTAGATATTGCCGTTAATACGCTTCCTTTTAAATGCAAAGAAATTATTCGATTGAGTTTAAAAGGTTTTAAAAACAATCAAATTTCTGAAGAATTATCTATTTCTATCAATACAGTAAAAACACAAAAAAAGATTGCGTATCAAAAATTAAGACCAGTCCTGAAAGTCATGTTTGGCTTTTTGATGGTATTCTTCCTTTGCAAATAG
- a CDS encoding TonB-dependent receptor produces MKNQNHMTGHAYHLFKIDLKMKLAFILFVISFFQIQANTYSQNTKISMHLENVSIKKVLRTIESKTEFKIFYNDNEVDYNRLISVDFEKEKVSVILDKLFKDTAVSYEVLDKQIVLVRNTNKNSNVIEKSTNVLDKKITGKVTDGQGPLPGVNVMVKGTTIGTTTDFDGKFSINVKDNNAILVFTYLGFATKEVAVKNQTSLAVVLQEDAAKLDEIVVVGYTSKKKGEVTGSVSTLSSKELQNTSNNDVAKSLAGKTPGLIVVDRGGYPGQTGNTTLLIRGKATLGNNSPLIIIDGIYSTDFSYLAPQDIESMSILKDGAAAIYGARAANGVILITTKRGKSGKTKINFSSIYSLSSFSVKNRFMSSEQYAIYNNEIAQRKGTALPYTQDAIDKYAAGNDPINYPNTNWADLTFADNSPMLRSSLSFSGGTDKITYFVSVDNIEQKGMFKSGDLNFSQNQIRSNLDIKISDDFKLGIDLNGRFGVNNQPGVDLGYIYKHIYTNEPTQVGIYPNGLIGWGGENGSNPAIMSTSASGFVKRNDTNLRGRFTYDWDLHKLTKGLSVKGFMGIRKMSYDIKNWYTPWTVYQYVASSDEYVPSTGYSQQGSERILRETFWKNDQLMLNSTLHYNTKIGDNHYITAFIGAEQTTEEQRTFWAQRTGFPSKDHAELFAGSDNGQISSGSSNEWGRVNYFGSLSYDYAKKYYVDFTLRRDGSSNFGPGKQFGTFPGVALSWAINKESFMQNVSWVNSLRLRASSAVMGNDQIEGFQFQTSYNYGGNTNVPRPNYYIFGTTGTRNNGYVSSNVPNPDITWETAYIKNLGINFSLFNNRLTGDANYFYQNRTDILITKAAAIPDAIGLNLPQQNLGKVDNYGWEFQLGWNDKIGELGYNIGGNFTNTKNKVVYMAEAATVPDALKREGRPLDSYIVYPTNGLFKNQSEVDNAPAKMAGTVPGEPYYIDTDGNGKIDANDRVRLYASNVPQIQFGLSGGIDYKGFDFNFLFQGQAKAKTLVFFDQSGAKPEFVYTDRWTPDNPNASYPRAFAQGDKYSGQQGPFTNTLNAGFEGADLYYRDASFVRLKEVQLGYTFDRDKIKFCDLKLFVRGFNLLTMFSDIYKLGLDPEAAGYNNFRESTYPSLKSFSMGVNVSF; encoded by the coding sequence ATGAAAAATCAAAACCATATGACAGGTCATGCCTATCATTTATTTAAGATTGATTTAAAAATGAAACTAGCATTTATATTATTCGTAATTTCTTTTTTTCAGATTCAAGCCAATACCTATTCTCAAAATACTAAAATATCCATGCATTTGGAGAATGTAAGTATTAAGAAGGTGTTGAGGACCATTGAGTCAAAAACCGAATTTAAAATTTTCTATAATGATAACGAAGTCGATTATAATAGACTAATATCAGTGGACTTTGAAAAAGAAAAAGTGTCAGTGATTTTAGATAAATTATTTAAAGACACTGCTGTTTCTTATGAAGTATTAGACAAACAAATTGTTTTGGTTCGCAATACCAATAAAAACTCTAATGTCATAGAGAAGAGTACAAATGTCCTAGACAAAAAAATCACAGGAAAAGTTACTGATGGTCAAGGTCCCTTACCAGGTGTAAATGTGATGGTTAAAGGAACGACAATAGGTACTACCACAGATTTTGATGGAAAATTTAGCATTAATGTAAAAGATAATAATGCTATTTTAGTCTTTACTTATCTTGGTTTTGCAACCAAAGAAGTAGCAGTCAAAAATCAAACCTCATTGGCTGTTGTATTACAGGAAGATGCAGCTAAATTAGATGAAATTGTGGTGGTAGGATATACCTCTAAAAAGAAGGGGGAAGTAACAGGATCTGTGAGTACTTTAAGTTCTAAAGAGCTTCAAAATACCAGTAATAATGATGTAGCCAAGTCATTAGCTGGAAAAACACCTGGATTAATCGTTGTTGATAGAGGAGGTTATCCAGGGCAAACAGGAAATACAACTTTATTAATTAGGGGTAAAGCTACTTTAGGAAATAACTCTCCATTAATTATTATTGATGGTATCTATTCTACTGATTTTTCTTATTTGGCTCCTCAAGATATTGAGTCTATGTCAATCTTAAAAGATGGGGCGGCAGCGATTTACGGAGCAAGAGCAGCCAATGGTGTTATCTTAATCACGACCAAAAGAGGTAAGTCAGGAAAAACGAAAATTAATTTCTCATCAATTTATAGTTTATCGTCATTTTCGGTTAAAAATAGATTCATGTCTTCAGAGCAGTATGCTATTTATAATAATGAGATTGCGCAAAGAAAAGGAACAGCGCTTCCATATACTCAAGATGCTATTGATAAGTATGCGGCTGGAAATGATCCAATAAATTATCCTAATACCAACTGGGCTGATTTAACATTTGCTGATAATTCACCAATGCTTAGATCTTCATTAAGCTTTTCAGGAGGAACAGACAAGATTACTTATTTTGTAAGTGTGGATAATATAGAACAAAAAGGGATGTTCAAATCAGGTGATTTGAATTTTAGTCAAAATCAAATACGTTCCAATTTAGATATTAAAATTAGTGATGATTTTAAATTAGGTATTGATTTAAACGGAAGATTTGGTGTTAATAATCAACCTGGTGTTGATTTAGGGTATATATACAAACATATTTATACCAATGAACCAACTCAAGTAGGTATTTATCCTAATGGATTGATAGGCTGGGGTGGTGAAAATGGATCAAATCCAGCTATCATGTCCACTTCTGCCTCTGGTTTCGTAAAACGAAATGATACTAATTTAAGAGGTAGATTCACTTATGATTGGGATTTACACAAACTAACCAAAGGTTTATCGGTTAAAGGATTTATGGGTATTCGTAAAATGAGCTATGACATTAAAAATTGGTACACTCCTTGGACCGTTTATCAATATGTTGCTTCGAGTGATGAATATGTTCCTTCAACAGGATATTCTCAACAAGGAAGTGAAAGAATTTTGCGTGAAACATTTTGGAAAAATGATCAATTAATGCTCAATTCTACGTTGCATTACAATACAAAAATTGGCGATAATCATTATATTACCGCATTTATTGGTGCTGAGCAAACTACAGAAGAGCAAAGAACATTTTGGGCACAAAGAACAGGTTTCCCAAGTAAAGACCACGCTGAATTATTTGCAGGAAGTGATAATGGTCAAATCTCAAGTGGTTCTTCAAACGAATGGGGAAGAGTTAATTATTTTGGTTCTCTTTCTTATGATTATGCTAAGAAATACTATGTTGATTTTACGTTACGTCGTGATGGTTCAAGTAATTTTGGACCAGGAAAACAATTTGGTACCTTCCCAGGTGTAGCTTTGTCATGGGCAATAAACAAAGAATCGTTTATGCAAAATGTAAGTTGGGTAAACTCACTTCGTTTAAGAGCTTCTTCAGCTGTTATGGGGAATGATCAAATAGAAGGATTTCAATTTCAAACAAGTTATAATTACGGAGGAAACACAAATGTGCCTCGTCCTAATTATTACATTTTTGGTACAACAGGAACTAGAAATAACGGTTACGTAAGTTCAAATGTACCTAATCCAGATATTACATGGGAGACCGCTTATATTAAGAATTTAGGGATTAATTTCTCGTTGTTTAATAATAGGTTAACAGGTGATGCTAATTATTTCTATCAAAATAGAACAGATATTCTAATTACTAAAGCAGCAGCCATTCCTGATGCTATCGGTCTAAATTTACCACAACAAAATCTTGGAAAAGTAGATAATTACGGTTGGGAATTCCAATTAGGTTGGAATGATAAAATAGGTGAATTAGGTTATAATATTGGAGGTAATTTTACAAATACCAAGAATAAAGTAGTTTATATGGCCGAAGCTGCAACAGTTCCTGATGCTTTAAAAAGAGAAGGACGTCCATTAGATTCTTATATAGTGTATCCAACCAATGGATTGTTTAAAAATCAATCTGAAGTAGATAATGCTCCTGCTAAGATGGCTGGTACTGTTCCAGGGGAACCTTATTATATAGATACTGATGGTAATGGCAAGATAGATGCCAATGACAGAGTTCGTTTATACGCTTCAAACGTTCCTCAAATTCAATTTGGTTTAAGTGGAGGAATTGATTACAAAGGCTTTGATTTCAACTTCTTATTTCAAGGACAAGCTAAGGCTAAAACATTGGTTTTCTTTGATCAATCAGGAGCAAAACCTGAATTTGTTTATACTGATAGATGGACACCAGATAACCCAAATGCAAGCTACCCTAGAGCTTTTGCGCAGGGGGATAAATACAGTGGACAACAAGGACCGTTTACAAATACGCTAAACGCAGGTTTTGAAGGTGCTGATTTGTACTATAGAGATGCTTCTTTTGTGAGATTAAAAGAGGTTCAGTTGGGATATACTTTTGATAGAGATAAAATTAAATTTTGTGATTTAAAGTTGTTTGTTAGAGGATTTAACTTGCTAACAATGTTTTCAGATATTTATAAGTTAGGATTAGATCCAGAAGCTGCAGGATATAACAATTTTAGAGAAAGTACTTATCCTTCGTTAAAATCTTTTTCAATGGGGGTTAATGTAAGTTTCTAA
- a CDS encoding sulfatase-like hydrolase/transferase, producing the protein MKKLSISIILLSIICFNTITAQKNQKPNIIILLADDLGYGELGAYGQKEIKTPFLDYLVSQGMSFTDFYTGTSVCSPSRASLMTGIHTGHLSIRGNKGKYPDKWDRVPLKKSELTIAEVLKSGGYQSAMIGKWHLGISEDMSTWAKGRGFDYAVQEQWGKSSKGNEIDERIHWVNNDQDSILYDFTKYSCLDEFRTNFALDYLKNKKEKNKPFFLYMSYRTPHAHEYLVKHNEMYADKGWPEIERTHAARITMLDAQIKRLFDLLKERGELENTVILFTSDNGPQSENGHDNNFFDSAAGLKGHKRDLHEGGIRVPAIVYWKGKIKAGAKTNQPAAFYDIMPTVAEIAGVKTPKQSDGISFLPTLLGKQQPQHDHFYWEIQEGASAKGFKQAARMGNWKAVRVADSYRTELYDLSKDVFEINDVAAKHPDIVAKMNAILKKESVPIVHYPFSGGIFK; encoded by the coding sequence TTGAAAAAACTATCGATTAGCATCATTCTATTGAGTATTATTTGTTTCAATACAATAACTGCACAAAAAAACCAAAAACCTAATATTATAATCCTATTAGCTGATGACTTGGGTTATGGTGAATTAGGCGCTTACGGGCAAAAAGAAATTAAAACTCCTTTCCTTGATTACCTAGTGTCACAAGGAATGAGCTTTACTGATTTTTATACAGGAACCTCAGTTTGTTCGCCTTCAAGAGCAAGTTTGATGACAGGAATTCACACAGGTCATTTAAGTATACGAGGAAACAAAGGAAAATATCCTGATAAATGGGATCGCGTACCTTTAAAAAAATCAGAGTTAACCATAGCCGAAGTACTTAAATCAGGAGGTTATCAATCAGCAATGATTGGAAAATGGCATTTAGGTATTTCCGAAGACATGTCAACTTGGGCAAAAGGTCGTGGTTTTGATTATGCTGTTCAAGAACAATGGGGAAAATCAAGTAAAGGAAACGAAATTGACGAAAGAATTCATTGGGTTAATAACGACCAAGACTCCATACTATATGATTTTACCAAATACTCTTGCTTGGATGAATTTAGAACCAACTTCGCATTGGATTATTTGAAGAATAAAAAAGAAAAAAACAAGCCTTTCTTTTTATATATGTCTTATAGAACACCCCATGCTCATGAATATCTTGTAAAGCATAATGAAATGTATGCTGATAAAGGTTGGCCTGAAATCGAACGCACTCATGCTGCACGTATCACCATGCTCGATGCACAAATCAAAAGATTATTTGATTTATTAAAAGAAAGAGGAGAACTTGAAAATACCGTTATCCTTTTCACCAGTGATAATGGACCACAAAGCGAGAACGGACATGATAACAACTTCTTTGATAGTGCCGCGGGCTTAAAAGGACATAAACGTGATTTGCACGAAGGAGGAATCCGTGTTCCAGCGATTGTATATTGGAAAGGAAAAATAAAAGCAGGAGCCAAAACCAATCAGCCCGCTGCCTTTTATGATATCATGCCTACGGTGGCTGAAATTGCGGGGGTGAAAACACCAAAACAATCGGATGGGATTTCGTTTTTGCCTACTTTATTAGGGAAGCAACAACCACAACACGACCATTTTTATTGGGAAATTCAAGAAGGTGCATCAGCCAAAGGTTTCAAGCAGGCTGCAAGAATGGGTAATTGGAAAGCCGTACGCGTAGCTGATTCTTATAGAACGGAATTGTATGATTTGTCTAAGGATGTTTTTGAAATCAATGATGTAGCAGCAAAACATCCAGATATTGTGGCAAAGATGAATGCCATTTTGAAGAAAGAGAGCGTGCCTATAGTACATTATCCATTTTCAGGAGGGATTTTTAAATAA
- a CDS encoding RagB/SusD family nutrient uptake outer membrane protein translates to MKKVKLIYIYAILTLFTTMGCSDVLDTEASNAFGEDLIYSDPAQVERLVFNVYNSTESWSVNRNEWWGLRFNIENASFESKFNFQNLDLFKDQAGWTSSDVGMLGNKWTNYFYYIRLSNEFLDRIDKSKAMQVNPAKVNVLKAEMRFLRANLYSKLIKFFGGVPIMEHALGLNDDFNIKRNSYEECVNFIVKELDEVATVLPPTRPDSEFGRATKLAALAVKSRTLLYAASKLHDPAFAPKNDPLYVYTKATKWQDAADAAKAVVDLVGARNLIATANATEYQKLFLAPNADIIFARPYGSQYYEYGTDANSLPDLTQSPNGYGGWALSSPTHNFSLEFNMNDGSTTAGASFNPAAPNANREMRYYANLLFNGAQFRGREVQYFLSEEVNGVPVFPHGLDSPKGLGNVQHSSKTGYNIRKFQDETVAVAGGISPKRPYVLYRLAEIYLNYAEALYHLNDETTARTFLNKVASRALQPTITATGPALLEAIKRERRVELCFEGHSFFDERRWMNEAHLGFPIKGLTWKKSAAGIVSNTEYTVITRPWDVKQYYLPIPRTEREKAPALAQNFGY, encoded by the coding sequence ATGAAAAAAGTAAAATTAATATATATATATGCTATACTGACTCTATTTACTACTATGGGATGTAGTGATGTATTAGATACTGAAGCATCAAACGCATTTGGTGAAGACCTTATTTATTCGGACCCAGCTCAAGTAGAAAGGTTAGTATTTAATGTTTATAATAGTACCGAAAGTTGGTCTGTTAATAGAAATGAATGGTGGGGCTTACGATTCAATATTGAAAATGCTTCTTTTGAGTCTAAGTTTAATTTTCAAAACCTAGATTTGTTTAAAGACCAAGCGGGCTGGACTTCAAGTGATGTAGGTATGCTCGGGAATAAATGGACAAACTATTTTTATTACATCCGTTTGTCGAATGAGTTTTTAGACCGAATTGATAAAAGCAAAGCGATGCAAGTCAATCCTGCCAAAGTAAATGTTCTAAAAGCAGAGATGCGTTTTTTAAGAGCTAATTTGTATAGTAAATTAATTAAGTTTTTTGGAGGTGTGCCTATTATGGAACATGCTCTCGGCTTGAATGATGATTTTAATATAAAAAGAAATAGCTATGAAGAATGTGTGAATTTTATAGTAAAAGAATTAGATGAAGTAGCTACAGTCTTGCCTCCTACACGTCCTGATTCTGAATTTGGTAGAGCTACTAAATTAGCGGCTTTAGCAGTAAAATCTCGTACTTTATTATATGCCGCTAGTAAATTACACGACCCAGCCTTCGCACCAAAAAATGATCCTTTATATGTATACACCAAAGCGACCAAATGGCAAGATGCTGCAGATGCTGCTAAGGCAGTAGTAGATTTAGTTGGAGCACGTAATTTAATCGCTACGGCAAATGCGACAGAGTATCAAAAATTGTTTTTGGCACCCAATGCCGATATCATATTTGCAAGACCTTATGGTTCACAGTACTATGAGTACGGAACGGATGCTAATTCATTACCTGATTTAACGCAATCCCCAAATGGTTATGGGGGATGGGCTTTATCATCACCAACACATAATTTTAGTTTAGAGTTTAATATGAATGATGGTAGCACAACAGCAGGTGCTTCGTTTAATCCCGCTGCTCCTAATGCCAATAGAGAAATGCGCTATTATGCAAATTTATTGTTTAACGGAGCGCAGTTTAGAGGCAGAGAAGTGCAATACTTTTTGTCTGAAGAGGTAAATGGTGTCCCTGTATTTCCACATGGTTTAGATTCTCCAAAGGGATTAGGAAACGTACAGCACTCTTCTAAAACAGGGTATAATATTCGAAAATTTCAAGACGAAACTGTTGCTGTAGCCGGAGGAATTTCTCCTAAGAGACCTTATGTATTGTACCGTTTGGCCGAAATTTATTTGAATTATGCCGAAGCGCTATATCATTTAAATGATGAAACTACAGCGCGTACCTTCTTAAATAAAGTTGCGTCTAGAGCTTTACAGCCTACAATTACAGCAACTGGTCCGGCGTTATTAGAAGCGATTAAAAGAGAAAGAAGGGTAGAACTTTGTTTTGAAGGACATAGCTTTTTTGATGAGAGAAGATGGATGAACGAAGCTCATTTAGGTTTTCCAATTAAAGGTTTAACTTGGAAAAAGTCTGCCGCAGGAATAGTATCGAATACAGAATATACTGTGATAACGAGACCTTGGGATGTAAAACAATATTACTTACCAATTCCTAGAACCGAAAGAGAAAAAGCACCTGCTTTAGCTCAAAATTTTGGTTATTAA
- a CDS encoding FecR family protein, translating to MKVVDKIVLLAQRITVSILKGDSIDKSDIKKFFDEKDSENIIEQLTNRKTRKKRNELYKLVDQSKKENWQALKEIIEPDSEPIDFRFWSLIAAGIVLFLGISFVYTKADKFVVKNNSELVSNNEIILKSSDGTLNVIKLGKTQSIVDTNGKLIANQNGMELNFSMPNSIRSKTTAVSYTELTIPYGKKMKLILSEGTVVHLNSGSTIKFPIHFAANGNRKVFLIGEAFFDVTKDKKHPFIVNASNLDIRVLGTKFNVSAYSEDKAINTVLVEGAVNLYDSKKKYDSKTAVLLTPGNKACWDKSQKSSVIEQVDTALYASWIEGKMVFEHMPFKNIIKKLERHYNVTIVNNNQRLAEETFTASFDIETIEQVLNTFNKSYPIKYTTTKDKIIIN from the coding sequence ATGAAAGTAGTAGATAAAATAGTGTTGTTAGCTCAAAGAATTACCGTTTCAATTTTGAAAGGGGATTCTATTGATAAATCGGATATCAAAAAGTTCTTTGATGAAAAAGATTCGGAGAATATTATAGAGCAACTCACCAATAGAAAAACTAGAAAAAAAAGAAATGAACTTTACAAGCTTGTCGATCAATCCAAAAAAGAAAACTGGCAAGCTTTAAAAGAAATAATAGAACCTGATTCGGAACCAATTGATTTTAGATTTTGGTCACTGATAGCTGCTGGGATTGTTTTGTTCTTAGGGATTTCCTTTGTTTATACCAAGGCAGACAAGTTTGTGGTTAAAAACAATAGTGAATTAGTTAGTAATAATGAGATTATTCTAAAATCATCCGATGGAACGCTAAATGTGATAAAGCTGGGGAAGACCCAAAGCATTGTGGACACTAATGGCAAGCTGATTGCCAACCAGAATGGGATGGAACTCAATTTCAGTATGCCCAATTCGATAAGAAGTAAAACAACTGCTGTTTCTTATACCGAATTGACTATTCCATACGGTAAAAAAATGAAGCTCATACTTTCAGAAGGTACGGTAGTGCATTTGAATTCGGGCTCAACAATAAAATTCCCAATACATTTTGCAGCGAATGGAAACCGAAAAGTATTCTTAATAGGAGAGGCTTTTTTTGATGTAACCAAAGATAAAAAACACCCTTTTATTGTTAATGCGTCCAATTTAGACATTAGAGTTTTAGGAACTAAGTTTAATGTTTCTGCCTACTCAGAGGATAAGGCTATTAATACCGTATTAGTAGAAGGGGCCGTTAATTTATATGATTCTAAAAAGAAATATGATAGTAAAACCGCTGTCCTATTGACTCCAGGTAATAAAGCTTGTTGGGATAAATCACAAAAAAGTAGTGTAATCGAACAAGTGGATACTGCATTATACGCTTCATGGATTGAAGGTAAGATGGTTTTTGAACATATGCCTTTTAAAAATATTATAAAAAAACTAGAGCGCCATTACAATGTTACTATAGTAAATAATAATCAAAGATTAGCTGAGGAGACTTTTACGGCTAGTTTTGATATTGAAACCATTGAACAAGTGCTTAATACATTTAATAAAAGTTATCCAATAAAATATACGACTACTAAAGATAAAATTATTATAAACTAA